A single Endozoicomonas sp. NE40 DNA region contains:
- a CDS encoding glycosyltransferase family 4 protein encodes MKVIFDCTALSNWHGHATGIQRVVSEIGKELKIFMPKAYLGLFREDGFCYNYSLESRTTSEILTLNTGDIVITAGSNWDYPSHHKRLLSLDEQGVSLCTLFYDIIPVLLPFSYGPGFASVYEEWLKETLKKSAVGFSISENTRVDLEYYSETNNIQCPPVYVVRLGDDIPDSTTSPSDVILEKTVSPFILSVGTIEYRKNHVLLLNTYRYLIERMNFQPPKLYLVGKKGWLDHDIEYQITNDILLNEYIEILHDISDADLKHLYQESLFTVYPSYYEGWGLPVAESLCFGKPCIASRSSSMLEIAPGLVRHADPFLVQEWAEQIRTLVEDSSLRQNESKHISNNYQRNSWTESAKKIKMVLLQHYPQLAATSG; translated from the coding sequence ATGAAAGTTATATTTGATTGTACTGCATTATCAAATTGGCATGGACATGCAACAGGGATTCAGCGCGTTGTATCAGAGATTGGAAAAGAGCTTAAGATTTTTATGCCTAAGGCTTATTTAGGTTTGTTCAGAGAAGATGGTTTTTGTTACAATTATTCTTTGGAAAGTCGCACCACGAGTGAAATTTTAACATTAAATACAGGTGATATTGTCATTACAGCAGGGTCTAACTGGGATTACCCTTCTCATCATAAGCGGCTTCTTTCACTGGATGAACAGGGTGTGTCACTTTGTACGCTCTTTTACGACATAATTCCGGTATTGTTACCGTTTTCATATGGGCCTGGGTTTGCTTCTGTGTATGAAGAATGGTTAAAGGAAACTCTTAAAAAATCAGCAGTTGGTTTCTCTATTTCGGAAAACACCAGAGTTGACTTGGAATACTATTCGGAAACTAATAATATTCAATGCCCACCTGTTTACGTGGTGCGCCTTGGTGATGATATTCCTGATTCCACTACCAGTCCTTCCGATGTAATTCTTGAGAAAACAGTTTCACCATTTATTTTGTCGGTTGGGACGATAGAATATAGGAAAAATCATGTTTTATTGCTCAACACATACCGCTATTTGATCGAGCGCATGAATTTCCAACCACCGAAGCTTTATCTTGTTGGTAAGAAAGGATGGCTTGATCATGATATTGAATATCAGATTACAAATGATATCCTCCTGAATGAGTACATAGAAATCCTGCATGATATTTCTGATGCTGATTTAAAGCATTTGTATCAGGAAAGTCTTTTTACTGTTTATCCCTCTTACTATGAAGGCTGGGGTTTGCCAGTTGCGGAGAGTTTGTGCTTCGGTAAACCATGCATTGCTTCACGCTCATCCAGTATGTTGGAAATCGCACCTGGTTTAGTTCGCCATGCAGACCCATTTCTGGTTCAGGAATGGGCTGAACAGATTCGAACATTAGTTGAGGATTCGTCGTTAAGACAGAATGAGTCCAAACATATTAGTAATAACTACCAGCGAAATAGTTGGACCGAGAGTGCAAAAAAAATAAAAATGGTATTGCTCCAGCATTATCCTCAATTGGCGGCGACTTCAGGATGA
- the gmd gene encoding GDP-mannose 4,6-dehydratase → MDNVVITGITGQDGAYLAQFLLNKGYSVYGTYRRAASTNFWRIKELGIEKHPNLHLVEYDLMDLSSSIRLLQQTEATEVYNLAAQSFVGVSFDQPMSTAQITGLGPLNLLEAIRIVNPKIRFYQASTSEMFGKVQEVPQTELTPLYPRSPYGVAKLYAHWMTINYRESYDIFGASGILFNHESPLRGMEFVTRKVTDAVARITLGQQDVLELGNLDAKRDWGFAKDYVEGMWRMLQVDVPDTYVLSTGRTESVRDFVRMAFKAVGTELDFDGSGEDEIGIDAKSGKIVAKVNKNFYRPAEVDLLIGDPGKAKSELDWTPKTKLEELCQMMVEADLRRVEQGVSF, encoded by the coding sequence ATGGATAATGTTGTTATCACTGGTATTACGGGACAGGATGGTGCTTATCTTGCTCAATTTCTTTTAAATAAGGGCTATAGCGTTTATGGAACTTATCGTCGGGCAGCTTCTACGAACTTTTGGCGTATTAAAGAGTTAGGTATTGAGAAACATCCGAATTTACATCTGGTCGAATACGACCTGATGGACTTGAGTTCATCAATTCGCCTGTTGCAACAGACCGAAGCAACAGAAGTTTATAATCTGGCCGCACAGAGTTTTGTCGGTGTGTCGTTTGATCAGCCAATGAGTACTGCTCAGATAACTGGTCTGGGACCACTGAACCTGCTTGAAGCGATTCGAATTGTGAATCCTAAAATTCGCTTTTACCAGGCCAGTACTTCTGAGATGTTTGGCAAAGTACAAGAAGTTCCGCAGACGGAACTAACACCTCTCTATCCACGTAGCCCTTATGGTGTGGCTAAGCTCTATGCACACTGGATGACGATTAACTACCGGGAAAGTTATGACATCTTTGGAGCTAGCGGTATATTGTTCAATCATGAATCGCCTTTGCGGGGGATGGAATTTGTAACGCGAAAGGTTACTGATGCTGTTGCACGAATTACGCTTGGTCAGCAGGATGTTCTGGAACTTGGTAATCTTGATGCCAAACGCGACTGGGGCTTTGCAAAAGATTATGTTGAGGGTATGTGGCGCATGCTCCAGGTCGATGTGCCGGATACCTATGTTTTGTCAACAGGCAGGACTGAGTCGGTCCGGGATTTTGTCCGTATGGCGTTCAAGGCCGTTGGTACAGAATTAGATTTTGATGGCTCTGGTGAGGATGAGATAGGTATAGATGCTAAATCTGGCAAAATAGTGGCAAAAGTTAACAAGAATTTTTATCGTCCTGCGGAGGTCGATCTTCTAATAGGAGATCCTGGCAAAGCAAAGAGCGAGCTCGACTGGACACCAAAGACTAAGCTAGAAGAACTTTGCCAAATGATGGTAGAAGCTGATTTGCGCAGGGTGGAACAAGGAGTTTCATTTTAA
- a CDS encoding glycosyltransferase: protein MKVAIVHDWLVTYSGAEKVLEQMLTIFPEADLFSLIDFIEEGKRDFIKNKITKTTFVQRLPLANLKYRSYLPLFPIAIKQHNLRKYDIVVSSSHCIAKSVSTEPDQLHICYCYTPARYAWDLQTQYLLEFGLHGIKKHLAKCFLNRFRVWDRKKSKSVDHFVACSDYISERIKNAYDRKSYTIYPNVSVEDFELCEKKKNYFVTCSRIVPYKKVDLIVSAFSKMPDKHLVVIGDGPDFEKLNAIKTPNITLMGQQSFKNLKETVQKAKAFVFAAEEDFGIAPVEAMACGIPVIAYGKGGLLETVVNQKTGIFFHEQTADAISRAVIEFEQTKLLPPAAIREHALKFSSERFRKEFSQFVDQCWIQHCTSNAQSDV, encoded by the coding sequence TTGAAAGTTGCTATAGTTCACGATTGGCTTGTAACTTACTCTGGAGCCGAAAAAGTTCTAGAGCAAATGCTTACAATTTTTCCGGAAGCAGATTTATTTTCATTGATTGATTTTATTGAGGAAGGGAAAAGGGATTTCATTAAAAATAAGATTACTAAAACAACATTTGTTCAACGTCTTCCTTTAGCAAATTTAAAATATCGTAGCTACTTACCACTTTTTCCGATTGCAATAAAACAGCATAACTTACGCAAGTATGACATTGTTGTATCAAGCAGCCATTGTATTGCTAAAAGTGTATCGACTGAGCCTGACCAACTTCATATATGTTACTGTTATACACCTGCTCGTTATGCATGGGATTTACAAACTCAATACCTGCTAGAATTTGGGTTACATGGCATTAAAAAACACTTGGCGAAGTGTTTTTTAAACAGATTTAGGGTATGGGATAGGAAAAAATCTAAGAGTGTTGACCACTTTGTTGCTTGTTCAGATTATATTTCTGAACGAATAAAAAATGCTTACGATAGGAAATCTTATACGATATATCCTAATGTCTCTGTTGAAGATTTTGAATTGTGTGAAAAAAAGAAAAATTACTTTGTTACATGTTCAAGAATTGTTCCGTATAAAAAGGTTGATTTGATTGTTAGCGCATTTTCCAAAATGCCAGATAAACACCTTGTTGTTATTGGTGATGGTCCAGATTTTGAAAAACTCAATGCTATTAAGACACCCAATATAACCTTGATGGGACAACAATCGTTCAAAAATTTAAAAGAAACTGTTCAAAAAGCGAAAGCATTTGTTTTTGCCGCAGAAGAAGATTTTGGCATCGCTCCAGTTGAGGCAATGGCCTGTGGGATCCCTGTTATTGCATACGGTAAAGGAGGTTTACTTGAAACCGTTGTCAATCAAAAAACTGGCATTTTTTTTCATGAGCAAACGGCAGACGCTATATCAAGGGCTGTTATAGAGTTTGAACAAACCAAACTACTACCTCCTGCAGCAATAAGAGAGCATGCACT
- a CDS encoding GDP-mannose 4,6-dehydratase, with protein sequence MRTLITGISGFTGRYLQAELTGNGHEVVGLTSDLADPIMLNDEIKRVQPDWVVHLAGIAFVGHGEPNDFYRINLIGTRNLLAALAECGKQPDCVLVASSANVYGNSSGGVLDEDTPLNPANDYAVSKLAMEYMARVWLDKLPLVIARPFNYTGVGQREEFLLPKIVDHFRRRAELIELGNLDVRRDFSDVRAVVRAYRRLLEERPVGKTFNICSGRTHSLHEVLSLMQDITDVEMDARVNPAFVRPNEIKTLCGDPSRLCKLIGGWETVPLEETLRWMFSH encoded by the coding sequence ATGAGAACCTTGATTACCGGCATCAGTGGTTTTACCGGACGTTATCTGCAAGCTGAGCTGACAGGAAATGGGCATGAGGTGGTTGGTCTCACGAGTGATTTAGCAGATCCAATCATGCTCAATGATGAAATTAAACGTGTACAACCTGACTGGGTGGTACACCTTGCCGGGATTGCGTTCGTAGGTCATGGAGAGCCAAACGATTTCTACCGGATCAACTTGATAGGGACACGTAATTTACTTGCTGCATTAGCCGAATGTGGTAAGCAACCAGATTGCGTGTTAGTGGCCAGCAGTGCCAATGTCTATGGCAATAGTTCTGGGGGGGTGCTGGATGAGGATACACCTCTGAATCCAGCAAACGACTATGCGGTTAGTAAGCTGGCTATGGAATACATGGCTAGGGTTTGGTTGGACAAACTGCCATTAGTGATAGCCCGACCGTTTAACTACACCGGTGTTGGGCAAAGGGAGGAGTTTCTTTTACCTAAAATTGTCGACCATTTCCGTAGAAGGGCTGAGCTGATCGAGCTAGGAAATCTTGATGTCAGGCGGGATTTTTCAGATGTTCGGGCAGTTGTTCGGGCTTATCGCCGATTGCTTGAGGAACGCCCTGTCGGAAAGACATTTAATATTTGTTCTGGACGAACACATTCGCTACATGAAGTTCTGAGTTTGATGCAGGATATCACTGACGTTGAGATGGATGCACGTGTCAACCCTGCATTTGTTCGTCCTAATGAGATCAAAACTCTTTGTGGTGATCCATCGAGGCTGTGTAAATTGATTGGAGGCTGGGAAACAGTCCCTTTAGAAGAAACATTACGATGGATGTTTTCACACTAA
- the wecB gene encoding non-hydrolyzing UDP-N-acetylglucosamine 2-epimerase: MNILTVFGTRPEAIKMAPLVRYMYDQPNINVLVCVTAQHREMLDQVLSLFEIEPDYDLDIMQPGQTLTEITSTILTRMEAVLLDCKPDAVLVHGDTTTTFTATLAAFYQQIPVGHVEAGLRTGNIYSPWPEEANRKLTGSLAKWHFAPTEKSKNNLLVEGIDHKKIIVTGNTVIDALIEAKEKLGKDFALNKELEAKFSFLSEDGVSSIILVTGHRRENFGKPFEKICEALAITARRFSNVRIVYPVHLNPNVRDPVDSLLQDIDNIHLIEPLEYLQFVWLMNKADIILTDSGGVQEEAPSLGRPVLVMRDTTERPEAVKAGTVKLVGTEVTNIADGLTTLLLNKQEYKRMSIAHNPYGDGLASKRIVDVLLKA, from the coding sequence GTGAATATACTAACTGTGTTTGGCACACGGCCAGAAGCAATTAAAATGGCACCATTAGTACGCTATATGTACGATCAGCCAAATATAAATGTGTTAGTTTGTGTTACTGCTCAGCACAGGGAAATGCTGGATCAGGTTTTGAGTCTTTTTGAAATAGAGCCTGATTATGATCTGGATATTATGCAGCCCGGGCAAACATTAACGGAAATAACAAGCACTATTCTTACAAGAATGGAGGCTGTTCTCCTTGACTGTAAACCGGATGCTGTACTGGTTCATGGTGATACTACCACGACTTTTACGGCAACATTAGCTGCATTCTATCAGCAAATTCCTGTTGGACATGTTGAGGCTGGATTACGTACAGGAAACATCTACTCTCCATGGCCTGAGGAAGCTAACCGTAAACTAACCGGATCTTTGGCAAAATGGCATTTTGCCCCAACAGAAAAATCTAAAAATAATCTACTAGTTGAAGGCATTGACCACAAAAAAATAATAGTAACTGGAAATACAGTTATTGATGCTCTGATTGAGGCAAAGGAAAAACTGGGCAAAGATTTTGCTTTGAATAAAGAGTTGGAAGCGAAATTTTCATTTCTTTCCGAAGATGGCGTTTCTAGCATAATATTGGTCACAGGGCATCGCAGAGAAAACTTTGGTAAACCATTTGAGAAAATTTGTGAAGCTCTGGCTATTACAGCAAGAAGGTTTTCTAATGTACGCATTGTGTATCCAGTTCACTTAAATCCTAATGTACGAGACCCTGTAGATTCTTTACTACAGGATATAGATAATATTCATTTAATTGAACCTCTGGAGTATCTGCAGTTTGTCTGGTTGATGAATAAGGCAGATATCATTCTTACTGATTCAGGTGGAGTTCAGGAAGAAGCTCCATCGCTTGGAAGACCTGTATTAGTTATGCGTGATACCACTGAGAGACCAGAAGCAGTGAAAGCTGGAACAGTAAAACTAGTAGGAACAGAAGTAACTAACATAGCAGATGGGTTAACAACTCTTTTATTAAATAAACAGGAATACAAACGCATGAGCATAGCTCATAATCCTTATGGAGATGGGCTAGCCAGTAAAAGGATTGTTGATGTTTTGTTGAAAGCCTGA
- a CDS encoding class I SAM-dependent methyltransferase: MKTIENFMKNDFEMIEGWCSGYMQQYSQLIDAYHKDENVNGGIAEIGVHHGKFFILLNWLTEKNEESYAIDLFDDQHLNIDQSGCGSLEIFKKNLLEFDKHQGNNVNIVIADSTTYPLEKDILKPVRIFSVDGGHTVEHTLSDLKLAHKLIHKQGVVILDDITNMHWLGVIEGCIRFLEQKPTLVPFAIGQNKMFLCNLSYADSYKNIFKNSGYSSKDDVMLCGHKIIALHH, translated from the coding sequence TTGAAAACAATTGAAAATTTCATGAAAAATGATTTCGAAATGATTGAAGGTTGGTGTAGTGGATATATGCAGCAATATTCTCAACTAATTGATGCTTATCATAAAGATGAAAATGTGAATGGGGGAATAGCTGAAATAGGAGTTCATCACGGAAAATTTTTCATCTTACTAAATTGGTTAACTGAAAAAAACGAAGAGTCATATGCAATTGACTTGTTTGATGATCAACATTTAAATATTGATCAATCTGGGTGCGGTTCACTTGAAATATTTAAAAAAAACCTTTTAGAGTTCGATAAGCATCAAGGGAATAATGTAAACATTGTTATTGCTGATTCCACCACCTACCCGTTAGAAAAGGATATTTTAAAGCCTGTAAGAATATTCTCTGTGGATGGCGGGCATACTGTAGAACACACGCTGTCAGATCTAAAGTTAGCGCATAAATTAATACATAAACAGGGGGTGGTTATTCTAGATGATATCACCAACATGCACTGGCTTGGAGTAATTGAGGGCTGCATTAGATTTTTAGAGCAAAAGCCCACGTTGGTTCCATTTGCAATTGGCCAAAATAAAATGTTTTTATGCAACCTTTCTTATGCGGATAGCTATAAAAATATTTTCAAAAACTCAGGCTATTCTTCAAAAGATGATGTAATGCTTTGTGGTCATAAAATTATCGCATTGCACCACTAG
- a CDS encoding glycosyltransferase family 4 protein, whose product MDRECKKNKNGIAPALSSIGGDFRMTLYFDYSTMLKWSGTPTGVPRTVYCLSYAFREIYPEVKLVGIDDQLGAFHHVNLTSMGARVGKKVEFSKGDVLLSVGANWAFACYNAQVKLFRETGGQFYQLFYDVIPYMFPYFYEQGLGFGDHFGSWIQETLSLCDGGFAISNCTKNDVEQHVKPTLSRHCELNVVRLGEDFNETGDSIVKSEKILNFGNYILAVGTLEVRKNQTCLLNAYRILSRKYPGKLPKLILVGREGWIDGNLLFQVQNDRNLEPLVEILTDTSDQVLQQLYNNCLFTLFPALYEGWGLPVAESLKYGKPCISSNTSSMPEIAPDLTRFASPYSVEEWVKQIEDLLFSQGKLKAETDRICSEYSPTKWTETATKMLTQIRKELNDG is encoded by the coding sequence TTGGACCGAGAGTGCAAAAAAAATAAAAATGGTATTGCTCCAGCATTATCCTCAATTGGCGGCGACTTCAGGATGACTCTCTACTTTGATTACTCGACCATGTTGAAATGGAGTGGGACGCCAACCGGAGTTCCCCGAACTGTTTATTGTTTGTCTTATGCTTTCAGAGAGATATATCCTGAAGTAAAACTAGTTGGTATAGATGACCAGCTGGGTGCCTTTCACCATGTAAATCTAACATCAATGGGAGCAAGAGTAGGCAAAAAGGTAGAATTTTCTAAAGGTGATGTACTTCTCTCAGTGGGTGCTAACTGGGCGTTTGCTTGTTATAACGCACAGGTAAAACTTTTTCGGGAAACAGGGGGGCAATTTTATCAACTCTTTTATGATGTTATTCCCTATATGTTTCCTTATTTTTATGAACAGGGTTTAGGATTTGGTGATCATTTTGGTTCCTGGATTCAGGAAACTTTATCATTATGTGATGGAGGCTTTGCTATTTCCAACTGCACAAAAAATGATGTTGAACAACATGTGAAGCCAACCCTATCCAGGCATTGTGAGTTAAATGTTGTGCGATTGGGAGAGGATTTTAATGAAACTGGTGATTCGATAGTAAAGTCTGAAAAAATTCTAAATTTTGGGAATTATATTTTGGCGGTTGGTACGCTGGAAGTACGTAAAAATCAAACTTGTTTGTTAAATGCTTACCGAATTTTAAGTCGAAAGTATCCTGGTAAATTACCCAAACTGATTCTGGTTGGTCGGGAGGGATGGATTGATGGCAATCTTTTGTTTCAGGTGCAAAACGACCGAAACCTGGAACCTTTGGTTGAGATCCTCACAGATACTTCAGATCAGGTACTGCAGCAGCTTTACAATAACTGCCTGTTTACACTATTTCCGGCCCTTTATGAAGGATGGGGATTGCCTGTAGCTGAAAGCCTCAAGTATGGTAAACCCTGTATAAGCTCAAACACATCCAGTATGCCAGAAATTGCCCCGGATTTGACACGCTTTGCATCTCCATATTCCGTCGAAGAATGGGTAAAGCAAATTGAAGATTTATTATTTTCACAAGGCAAACTAAAGGCGGAAACAGATCGAATTTGCAGTGAATACAGCCCCACTAAATGGACTGAAACTGCAACAAAAATGCTGACTCAAATTAGGAAGGAGCTTAATGATGGATAA